One genomic region from Amycolatopsis sp. FBCC-B4732 encodes:
- a CDS encoding Insertion element protein has protein sequence MTERAAPYYCPYCGDEDLRPEENGGWLCSACRRVFSVKFLGLSLPEVSR, from the coding sequence GTGACCGAGCGAGCGGCTCCGTACTACTGCCCGTACTGCGGTGACGAGGATCTGCGGCCGGAAGAGAACGGCGGCTGGCTGTGTTCGGCCTGTCGCCGGGTTTTCTCGGTGAAGTTCCTCGGCCTGTCCCTCCCGGAGGTTTCCCGATGA